A window of Chaetodon auriga isolate fChaAug3 chromosome 2, fChaAug3.hap1, whole genome shotgun sequence contains these coding sequences:
- the snai1a gene encoding snail family zinc finger 1a, protein MPRSFLVKKYFAKQKPNYSELECQNDASLERYPLAELTSGDNTSTATCFTTGLVWDLSVLPTLYLPTSQTEPSATPGPLDLSSPSSLSSSASSCGEEDEGRTSDPPSPEPVHTYAPRQRMKCTGIMPPHISPPEEEEEREAPVTAARPAFLCKHCPKEYTSLGALKMHIRSHTLPCVCTTCGKAFSRPWLLRGHIRTHTGERPFSCPHCNRAFADRSNLRAHLQTHAEVKKYQCGICSRTFSRMSLLQKHSSSGCCSTAV, encoded by the exons ATGCCTCGATCTTTCTTGGTCAAAAAGTACTTCGCTAAACAGAAGCCAAACTACAGTGAGCTGGAATGTCAGAATg ACGCTTCACTGGAGAGGTATCCTCTTGCTGAGCTCACATCAGGGGACAACACCTCCACTGCCACCTGCTTCACAACAGGTCTGGTGTGGGACCTGAGTGTCCTGCCCACCCTGTACCTGCCCACCTCCCAAACAGAGCCCTCTGCCACCCCGGGCCCTCTGGACCTCAGCTCCCCatccagcctcagcagcagtgcCAGCAGTTgtggagaagaggatgaaggacGCACCTCAGATCCCCCCAGCCCCGAACCTGTACACACATATGCCCCTCGCCAGCGGATGAAATGCACCGGAATTATGCCTCCTCATATCAGTCCAcccgaggaagaggaggagagggaggcccCTGTCACAGCAGCCAGGCCAGCCTTCCTCTGCAAACACTGCCCCAAAGAGTACACCAGCCTCGGGGCTCTGAAGATGCACATCCGCTCACACACCCTGCCATGCGTGTGCACCACCTGTGGAAAGGCTTTCTCCAGGCCGTGGCTGCTGCGCGGCCACATCCGCACGCACACGG GTGAGCGCCCATTCTCCTGCCCCCACTGCAACCGGGCCTTCGCTGACCGCTCCAACCTGAGGGCTCATCTGCAGACCCACGCCGAGGTGAAGAAGTACCAATGTGGCATCTGCTCTCGCACCTTCAGCCGCATGtcgctgctgcagaaacacagctccTCAGGGTGCTGCTCCACCGCAGTGTGA